The following proteins are encoded in a genomic region of Paenibacillus antri:
- a CDS encoding DUF4255 domain-containing protein, which yields MSIVGLLREALVPDLIAHPDGVGLAHPADRGDLNLSLFLYGVKENTDYRSSDYIDGGGGELRFPPIALDLFYLVTAHSASDILSRGIDEHRILGKTIQTLYDNAALKGGQLVGSLAGSGQTIKIAKQDVPLETVINFFPDSPYKLSLSYAVGPVFVDSTRTRSVSRVTERRIKLQDKG from the coding sequence ATGTCCATCGTGGGACTGCTGCGCGAGGCGCTCGTTCCCGATCTGATCGCGCATCCCGACGGCGTCGGCCTCGCGCATCCGGCCGATCGAGGGGATTTGAACCTGTCGTTGTTCCTGTACGGCGTGAAGGAGAACACCGACTACCGCAGCAGCGACTATATCGACGGGGGCGGCGGCGAGCTGCGGTTCCCTCCGATCGCGCTCGATCTCTTCTATTTGGTGACGGCGCATTCCGCGTCGGACATCTTGTCCCGCGGCATCGACGAGCATCGCATTCTCGGCAAGACGATTCAGACGTTGTACGATAACGCCGCGCTTAAGGGCGGCCAGCTCGTCGGCTCGCTCGCGGGATCCGGCCAAACGATCAAGATCGCGAAGCAAGACGTACCGCTCGAGACGGTGATTAACTTCTTCCCGGACTCGCCATATAAGCTGTCTCTGAGCTACGCCGTCGGTCCGGTGTTCGTCGATTCGACCCGGACGAGATCCGTCTCTCGCGTGACGGAGCGCAGGATCAAGCTCCAGGACAAAGGCTGA
- a CDS encoding ATP-binding protein, whose product MNATTALRPYEHPWEHITDELRRLDVWIDAGLQSMTAPADDPALDPFRGLVVTESEAKQLLLDDGRFAAIDHERQQELDAWDGYIASRVSSTIQQGIPLPLLRLRDAFRLSDRDVRCLVAAMAPDIDRKYEKLYAYLQDDMTSKFATVDLLLRLSCRSESERRDALPRLLPHSPLSSLLRKEQPDGGAARSALSRPIRADERIVAYALGLDWTYAGPMAGIRRYDATEIPPSLMTDQDVGEKLQAHIAASSSSPVVYLLHGPTGCGKTLQARLAAASIRRGLLEWDASAAPAEEEPFREALELAIREALLIGAVPAFDRLHALAGDRRLDWLADRLRGLEGPAFLLSEKTWMPERPLEGAAWIDVPLRLPDPAERRRLWKAAADGAFALSDAEASALAAKFRFATGRIERTVRTAERLLEWERGGSRAEATLDSKALHRAGYMQVRHRLGEKAVKLEPKFAWEDLILPDDTKSLLRQACNRLSYRHVVFGEWGFERKFAYGKGISMLFTGPPGTGKTMSAMVMAREMDAELYRIDLSRMVSKYIGETEKNLSDIFDEAQLSGAILFFDEADALFGKRSEVKDAHDKYANMETSYLLQKMEEYDGLTILATNFSQNLDEAFTRRIQFIVRYPFPDPAQREQLWRSTFPKESPVVHDIDFEYLSRTFDLAGGPIKNVVLTAAFLAAEDGVPIGMKHMIEAVKQEYKKTGKVLLKDRLGAYADY is encoded by the coding sequence ATGAACGCAACGACCGCGCTTCGGCCATACGAACACCCTTGGGAGCACATAACGGACGAATTGCGGCGGCTCGACGTATGGATCGACGCCGGCCTGCAGTCGATGACCGCGCCGGCGGACGACCCGGCCTTGGACCCGTTCCGCGGGCTCGTCGTCACCGAGTCGGAAGCGAAGCAGCTGCTTCTGGACGACGGCCGCTTCGCGGCGATAGACCATGAACGACAACAAGAACTCGACGCATGGGACGGCTATATCGCTTCCCGCGTCTCATCTACGATTCAACAGGGTATTCCGCTGCCGCTGCTCCGGCTGCGGGACGCGTTCCGGTTGTCGGATCGGGATGTTCGCTGCCTCGTCGCGGCGATGGCCCCGGACATCGACCGAAAATACGAGAAGCTCTACGCGTACCTGCAAGACGACATGACCAGCAAATTCGCGACCGTCGATCTGTTGCTGCGCCTTAGCTGCCGATCCGAGAGCGAACGAAGGGATGCCCTCCCGCGACTACTCCCACACTCCCCTTTGTCTTCTCTCCTGCGCAAGGAGCAGCCGGACGGCGGCGCGGCTCGATCCGCGTTGTCCCGGCCGATCCGCGCGGACGAACGGATCGTCGCTTACGCGCTCGGTTTGGATTGGACGTATGCAGGCCCGATGGCCGGCATTCGGCGGTACGACGCGACCGAGATCCCGCCCTCTTTGATGACCGACCAGGACGTCGGCGAGAAGCTGCAAGCGCATATCGCGGCCTCGTCGTCGTCCCCCGTCGTCTACCTGCTGCACGGCCCGACGGGCTGCGGCAAGACGCTGCAAGCCCGCCTCGCCGCCGCTTCGATTCGTCGCGGGCTGCTCGAGTGGGACGCGTCGGCCGCGCCCGCCGAGGAAGAGCCCTTCCGAGAAGCGTTGGAGCTGGCCATTCGGGAGGCGCTGCTGATCGGGGCCGTCCCGGCCTTCGACCGGCTGCACGCGCTCGCGGGCGACCGACGGCTCGATTGGCTCGCGGATCGGCTGCGCGGCCTCGAGGGCCCTGCGTTCCTTCTGTCGGAGAAGACGTGGATGCCCGAGAGACCGCTCGAAGGCGCCGCGTGGATCGACGTCCCGCTGCGGCTGCCGGATCCGGCGGAGCGCCGACGGTTATGGAAGGCGGCCGCGGACGGCGCGTTCGCGTTGTCCGACGCGGAGGCGTCGGCGCTCGCCGCGAAGTTCCGCTTCGCGACCGGCCGCATCGAGCGGACGGTGCGGACGGCGGAGCGGCTGCTCGAATGGGAGCGGGGGGGCTCCCGGGCCGAAGCGACGCTCGATTCGAAAGCGCTCCATCGCGCCGGTTACATGCAGGTCCGCCACCGCCTCGGCGAGAAAGCGGTCAAGCTCGAGCCGAAGTTCGCTTGGGAAGATTTAATCCTGCCGGACGATACGAAATCGCTGCTGCGCCAGGCGTGCAATCGGCTGTCGTACCGGCACGTCGTGTTCGGCGAATGGGGCTTCGAGCGGAAGTTCGCGTACGGCAAGGGCATCTCCATGCTGTTCACCGGCCCGCCGGGAACCGGGAAGACGATGTCGGCGATGGTGATGGCGCGGGAGATGGACGCGGAGCTGTATCGAATCGACCTGTCCCGCATGGTCAGCAAATACATAGGCGAAACCGAGAAAAACTTAAGCGATATTTTCGACGAGGCGCAGCTGTCAGGCGCGATCTTATTTTTCGACGAAGCGGACGCGCTGTTCGGGAAGCGCTCCGAGGTGAAGGACGCGCACGACAAGTACGCGAACATGGAGACGTCGTATTTGCTCCAGAAGATGGAGGAGTACGACGGGTTGACGATATTGGCGACGAACTTCTCCCAGAATCTGGACGAGGCGTTCACGCGCCGCATCCAGTTCATCGTACGATATCCGTTCCCGGACCCCGCGCAGCGGGAGCAACTGTGGCGCTCGACGTTCCCGAAAGAGTCGCCTGTCGTGCACGATATCGACTTCGAATACTTGTCCCGCACGTTCGATCTCGCCGGCGGCCCGATCAAGAACGTCGTCCTGACGGCCGCGTTCCTGGCGGCGGAGGACGGCGTCCCGATCGGGATGAAGCACATGATCGAAGCGGTCAAACAAGAGTACAAGAAAACCGGCAAAGTGTTGCTGAAGGATCGACTCGGCGCGTATGCCGATTATTAG
- a CDS encoding eCIS core domain-containing protein, translating into MPFHEKIARPEKASSNRSKKSLGTSGGSAIASIAGLQQGLGNRGMHRWIAQMKRDPSKPVQRAASPEEEELQMKRDPSKPVQRAASPEEEELQMKRDPSKAIQREAEGPELEEEELQMKRDPSKAIQRMGSPEEEELQMKRDPSKAIQRKSNGIPEPVLQKMEASFGASFSDVNIHVGGEASEVGALAYTQGNDIHFAPGQYRPDTKSGQELLGHELAHVVQQREGRVQPTGEAAGVPLNDDKSLESEADRLGKKAASGR; encoded by the coding sequence ATGCCGTTCCACGAGAAGATCGCAAGGCCTGAGAAGGCGTCTTCGAACCGATCGAAGAAGAGCCTCGGGACCTCCGGCGGAAGCGCTATCGCTTCGATCGCGGGGCTGCAGCAAGGTCTCGGCAACCGGGGCATGCATCGATGGATCGCGCAGATGAAGCGCGACCCGTCGAAGCCGGTCCAACGCGCGGCGTCGCCGGAGGAAGAGGAGCTTCAGATGAAGCGCGATCCGTCGAAGCCGGTCCAGCGCGCGGCGTCGCCGGAAGAGGAAGAGCTTCAGATGAAGCGCGATCCGTCGAAAGCGATACAGCGCGAAGCGGAAGGCCCTGAACTGGAGGAAGAGGAGCTTCAGATGAAGCGCGATCCGTCGAAGGCGATCCAGCGGATGGGCTCGCCGGAGGAGGAGGAGCTTCAAATGAAGCGCGATCCGTCGAAGGCGATCCAGCGCAAGTCGAATGGCATTCCGGAGCCGGTGCTTCAGAAGATGGAGGCTTCGTTCGGCGCGAGCTTCTCCGATGTGAACATTCACGTCGGCGGCGAAGCGTCCGAGGTCGGCGCCCTCGCGTATACGCAAGGGAACGACATTCATTTCGCGCCGGGGCAGTACCGGCCCGACACGAAGTCCGGCCAGGAGCTGCTCGGTCACGAGCTCGCGCACGTCGTGCAGCAGCGCGAGGGGCGCGTGCAGCCGACCGGCGAAGCGGCCGGGGTGCCGCTCAACGACGATAAGTCGCTCGAATCCGAAGCCGATCGGCTCGGGAAGAAGGCGGCCTCCGGCCGATGA
- a CDS encoding PP2C family protein-serine/threonine phosphatase has translation MIGAGIAALSLALAAAVAYAAHAAMERRRMRTLFRVSLRLNSTIKRKELLRIIMETAEKTLRAEGSSIILVDKERQELFFEVATGEKGDEVREIRLRMGEGIAGWVAQTGESVLIPNAAKDPRWSNRVSNRVGMPTRNMLCVPVVSNGETLGVLQVINKKRNGTFRRSDLRLLELVASPAAVALENMLLYEALVKSMETLRETTAAKERMESELKIAQDIQRSFLPGDAASIARVELAARLQPAREVGGDLYHFIELGEERLLLCLGDVSDKGMPAALFMSGLMIWIQAKAKSYDSPAAIVADINREVSDEDSTMFATMFLAVLDARTGRLRYCDAGHCTPYLLGEDGAATPLETSKHLPVGVFEDTEYEDREIALSPGQSLVLYTDGITEAESPAGEWFGTNGLLEALSRCGGLSPREAADALVASVQSFSQGLPPSDDIAVMAVKYGKN, from the coding sequence GTGATCGGGGCGGGGATCGCCGCGCTGTCGCTCGCCCTCGCGGCCGCCGTCGCCTACGCGGCGCACGCGGCCATGGAGCGGCGGCGGATGCGCACGCTGTTTCGCGTCAGCTTACGGCTTAACTCGACGATCAAGCGCAAGGAGCTGCTCCGCATCATTATGGAGACGGCGGAGAAGACGCTTCGGGCGGAAGGCTCCTCGATCATTCTCGTCGATAAGGAGCGGCAGGAGCTGTTTTTCGAGGTCGCTACGGGGGAGAAGGGCGACGAGGTACGCGAAATTCGGCTGCGCATGGGCGAAGGCATCGCCGGCTGGGTCGCGCAGACGGGCGAATCCGTGCTCATCCCGAACGCGGCGAAGGACCCCCGCTGGTCGAACCGGGTATCGAATCGGGTCGGCATGCCGACCCGAAACATGCTGTGCGTGCCGGTCGTCTCGAACGGCGAGACGCTGGGCGTGCTGCAGGTCATCAACAAGAAGCGGAACGGCACGTTCCGCAGGAGCGACCTTCGGCTGCTCGAGCTGGTCGCCTCCCCGGCGGCGGTCGCGCTCGAGAACATGCTGTTGTACGAGGCGCTCGTCAAGTCGATGGAGACGCTGCGGGAGACGACCGCCGCGAAGGAGCGGATGGAGAGCGAGTTGAAGATCGCGCAGGACATCCAGCGCAGCTTCCTCCCCGGCGACGCGGCGTCGATCGCGCGGGTGGAGCTGGCGGCTCGTCTGCAGCCCGCCAGGGAAGTCGGGGGCGACTTATATCACTTCATCGAACTGGGGGAGGAGCGGCTGCTCCTCTGCCTCGGGGACGTGTCGGACAAGGGGATGCCCGCGGCGCTGTTCATGTCCGGTCTGATGATCTGGATCCAGGCGAAGGCGAAGTCGTACGATTCGCCGGCCGCGATCGTCGCGGACATTAACCGCGAGGTCAGCGACGAAGACTCCACGATGTTCGCGACGATGTTCCTCGCCGTGCTCGACGCTCGCACCGGGCGGCTCCGGTATTGCGACGCGGGGCACTGCACCCCGTACTTGCTCGGGGAGGACGGCGCGGCGACGCCGCTCGAGACGTCGAAGCATCTGCCGGTCGGCGTGTTCGAGGATACCGAATACGAGGATCGGGAGATCGCGCTGTCGCCGGGACAGTCGCTCGTTCTGTATACGGACGGGATCACGGAGGCGGAAAGTCCCGCCGGCGAATGGTTCGGGACGAACGGGCTGCTCGAGGCGTTGTCGCGCTGCGGCGGGCTCTCGCCGAGGGAGGCGGCCGATGCGCTCGTGGCGAGCGTCCAGTCGTTTTCCCAAGGGTTGCCTCCCTCCGACGACATCGCCGTAATGGCAGTAAAATACGGAAAAAACTAG
- a CDS encoding STAS domain-containing protein, translating to MNITVVKDGEALSIALAGRLDGTTVQSVEEAFLKELAAGESRFVFDLERLDYVSSAGLRVMLLAAKKTRGVGGKLALFGLNENVREVFEISGFHKIFALFATRSEAAAFVSAP from the coding sequence ATGAACATCACGGTTGTTAAAGACGGCGAGGCGCTTTCGATCGCGCTCGCCGGACGGTTGGACGGCACGACGGTGCAGTCGGTGGAGGAGGCGTTCCTTAAGGAGCTCGCCGCGGGCGAAAGCCGCTTCGTCTTCGATCTGGAACGCCTCGATTACGTGAGCAGCGCGGGATTGCGCGTCATGCTGCTCGCGGCGAAGAAGACAAGGGGCGTCGGCGGCAAGCTGGCGCTGTTCGGCTTGAACGAGAACGTCAGAGAAGTCTTCGAGATTTCCGGCTTCCATAAGATCTTCGCGCTGTTCGCGACGCGGAGCGAAGCCGCGGCGTTCGTCTCGGCGCCGTGA
- a CDS encoding ATP-binding protein: MEDRLHLELAASLRELGRMGAAVAAFCERGGIDEKLSYAVQLVCDEWVTNVIVHGYGGAPPDAGEAAIEVTIVRTADSLLLTFVDRAPPFNPLTRPEPDVDLSVDEREVGGLGIHFMKKIMDACEYERIGGRNRLALTKKFGTRGEGQDEHHGC, translated from the coding sequence GTGGAGGATCGTCTGCATCTGGAGTTGGCCGCCTCGCTTCGAGAGCTCGGGCGTATGGGCGCGGCCGTCGCCGCGTTCTGCGAACGAGGCGGGATCGACGAGAAGCTGTCGTACGCGGTGCAGCTCGTCTGCGACGAGTGGGTGACGAACGTGATCGTACACGGCTACGGCGGCGCGCCCCCCGATGCCGGGGAAGCGGCGATCGAGGTGACGATCGTGCGGACGGCCGATTCGCTGCTGCTTACGTTCGTCGATCGAGCGCCGCCGTTCAATCCGCTGACGCGTCCCGAGCCGGACGTGGACTTATCGGTGGACGAGCGGGAGGTCGGCGGTCTCGGCATTCATTTTATGAAGAAAATCATGGACGCTTGCGAATACGAACGCATCGGCGGTCGCAATCGGCTGGCGTTGACCAAGAAGTTCGGCACACGGGGGGAAGGCCAAGATGAACATCACGGTTGTTAA
- a CDS encoding MFS transporter, with translation MEVLDKMLGLRPEDRRKVWLMGSVFFLAGVAELLNYTSFMALFNGRFGTQYLPVMYIVEAFLLPLEGWALAWVSQRMSKPRFMTLMYASFIALCFANGALLFGMRATGAEWLAFYPFLFITSNFVVRQQTLLMWSTAFDLCPTQQAKRVMPVFVSMAILGGVAAGVLSRVLAPSLGAEAVYFLGPVVLALGFVNFRKSLKRYLVPLTIKEADADETAEAAPSAFSYVRDTLRSPFLLTAIGIMTLMPALYFLMEYQYFTSAQAVFADEHELTSFYGLMVILLFCAAFLLQLVSSKLMDKLGASNMLIAISAIFLLGFAIVVAFVDSSLALPAVSIGYSLMYLLLYYFAEPSHQLFFKMLPLHKRDGIRFMAQSIAASAGILIGSGLSMLHSEGGVGMFGQAAIGAGLSVALLGMSWAARGLYVKELVRSLEVGVAFARDALTELLGSLSAGRLARSLTEHLRHPNEAVREVAIELLRHDPDPSRTEELLRCAETSSPRVRVVALKAVHPSGWLSLSPDRRLQFLRDSDAEVRAVAFRTLLTTNAPAGEKRDWVRMARGDASPAVLAEALLATIEVGAAAETDERAAADLRRMLDEGGESAVSAMSVIGECRLREFFYDVLMRLGDPRPSVKTAAVRTLGKLGGEEAARELIEAMIGADTETRAAVADALANIGDAAVPVLAKALQSPHWNVWQTAVSVLSRGRGDKEVRQLLVPSCVERLAELREVRRYGAMIAELGREEWASLAAMRTDEIRSVALDAVWSVMVRFGDERAVPQIRKAIEDPEEEVRDNGMEILSEGLGDARLSAALLAFYRYDQTMRFAAEPGESSAAPPVVTDAWLQAIAVKAKAEEGEAAFMSRWEYLSALDKMVFLKQVPLFENISLEELGRVAGIANEKTYEDGEFLVKQGEPSVSLTVIVEGHVELSGRDAAGKEGTVGVFGPKQSFGEGALFDDRPSLVSAQALFEPVRVLEIEGGEMSKLVRLYPDIGVGLLRAAGHRIRTLEQLVLKLG, from the coding sequence TTGGAAGTTCTCGATAAGATGCTCGGACTTCGCCCGGAGGATCGGCGCAAGGTGTGGCTGATGGGGAGCGTGTTTTTCCTCGCCGGCGTCGCCGAGCTGCTGAATTATACGTCGTTCATGGCTTTGTTCAACGGCCGGTTCGGCACGCAATATCTTCCCGTCATGTATATCGTCGAAGCGTTCCTGCTCCCGCTGGAAGGCTGGGCGCTCGCCTGGGTGTCCCAGCGCATGTCCAAGCCGCGCTTCATGACGTTGATGTACGCGTCCTTCATCGCGCTGTGCTTCGCGAACGGCGCCTTGCTGTTCGGCATGCGCGCGACCGGCGCGGAATGGCTCGCGTTCTACCCGTTCCTGTTCATCACCTCCAACTTCGTCGTGCGCCAGCAGACGCTCCTCATGTGGAGCACCGCGTTCGACCTATGCCCGACGCAGCAAGCGAAGCGGGTCATGCCCGTCTTCGTCTCCATGGCCATCCTCGGCGGCGTCGCCGCGGGCGTGCTGTCTCGCGTCCTCGCGCCGTCGCTCGGCGCCGAAGCGGTTTACTTCCTCGGTCCTGTCGTGCTGGCGCTCGGCTTCGTCAACTTCCGCAAGTCGCTGAAGCGGTACTTGGTCCCGCTCACGATCAAGGAAGCGGACGCGGACGAGACGGCCGAAGCGGCGCCCTCCGCCTTCTCGTACGTCCGGGACACGCTTCGTTCCCCGTTCCTGCTCACCGCCATCGGCATCATGACGTTGATGCCCGCCCTCTATTTCCTGATGGAGTACCAATATTTCACGTCCGCGCAAGCGGTATTCGCCGACGAGCACGAATTGACGTCCTTCTACGGCCTCATGGTCATCCTTCTGTTCTGCGCGGCGTTCCTGCTGCAGCTCGTCTCTAGCAAGCTTATGGATAAGCTCGGCGCGAGCAATATGCTCATCGCCATCTCCGCGATCTTCCTGCTCGGCTTCGCGATCGTCGTCGCGTTCGTCGATTCGAGTCTCGCGCTTCCCGCGGTGTCGATCGGGTATAGCTTGATGTATCTTCTCCTCTATTATTTCGCGGAACCGAGCCATCAGCTGTTCTTCAAGATGCTGCCGCTGCACAAGCGGGACGGCATCCGGTTCATGGCCCAGTCGATCGCGGCTTCGGCGGGCATCCTGATCGGTTCGGGCTTGTCGATGCTCCATTCCGAGGGCGGGGTGGGCATGTTCGGTCAAGCGGCGATCGGCGCGGGGCTGTCCGTCGCGCTGCTCGGTATGTCTTGGGCCGCGCGCGGCCTGTACGTGAAGGAGCTCGTTCGAAGCCTCGAGGTCGGCGTCGCGTTCGCGCGCGACGCGCTCACCGAGCTGCTCGGCTCGCTCAGCGCCGGCCGCCTCGCGAGGTCGCTGACCGAACATCTGCGCCACCCGAACGAGGCCGTGCGCGAGGTCGCGATCGAGCTGCTGCGGCACGATCCCGATCCCTCGCGAACGGAGGAGCTGCTCCGCTGCGCCGAGACGTCTTCGCCGCGCGTTCGGGTCGTCGCCTTGAAGGCGGTCCACCCGAGCGGCTGGCTGTCGCTCTCGCCCGACCGGCGGCTGCAATTCCTCCGCGATTCGGACGCGGAGGTGCGCGCCGTCGCGTTCCGGACGCTGCTGACGACGAACGCGCCCGCCGGAGAGAAGCGCGATTGGGTACGCATGGCGCGCGGCGACGCGAGCCCCGCGGTGCTCGCCGAGGCGCTGCTCGCGACGATCGAGGTCGGGGCGGCCGCCGAGACGGACGAGCGCGCGGCGGCCGACCTGCGGCGCATGCTGGACGAAGGCGGCGAATCGGCCGTATCGGCCATGAGCGTGATCGGGGAATGCCGGCTGCGGGAGTTTTTCTACGACGTCCTCATGCGTCTCGGCGATCCGCGCCCGTCGGTCAAGACGGCGGCGGTGCGGACGCTCGGCAAGCTCGGCGGGGAGGAGGCGGCCCGCGAGCTGATCGAGGCGATGATCGGCGCGGACACCGAGACGCGGGCCGCCGTCGCCGATGCGCTCGCGAACATCGGCGACGCGGCGGTGCCCGTCCTCGCCAAGGCGTTGCAGTCGCCGCACTGGAACGTGTGGCAGACGGCGGTGTCGGTGCTTAGCCGCGGCCGCGGCGATAAGGAGGTCCGGCAGCTGCTGGTGCCGTCCTGCGTAGAGCGGCTCGCGGAGCTGCGCGAGGTGCGCCGGTACGGCGCCATGATCGCCGAGCTCGGCCGCGAGGAGTGGGCGAGCCTCGCGGCGATGCGGACGGACGAAATCCGCAGCGTCGCGTTGGACGCGGTGTGGAGCGTTATGGTTCGCTTCGGCGACGAGCGGGCGGTGCCGCAAATCCGCAAGGCGATCGAGGATCCCGAAGAAGAGGTGCGGGACAACGGGATGGAGATTTTGTCCGAAGGCCTCGGCGACGCGCGTCTGTCGGCGGCGCTGCTGGCGTTCTACCGATACGACCAGACGATGCGGTTCGCCGCGGAGCCGGGAGAGTCGTCCGCCGCTCCGCCGGTCGTGACCGACGCCTGGCTGCAAGCGATCGCCGTGAAGGCGAAGGCGGAGGAAGGGGAGGCGGCGTTCATGAGCCGATGGGAGTATTTAAGCGCCCTCGATAAAATGGTGTTTCTGAAGCAAGTGCCGCTCTTCGAAAACATCTCGCTCGAAGAGCTCGGCCGCGTCGCCGGCATCGCGAACGAGAAGACGTACGAGGACGGCGAGTTTCTGGTGAAGCAAGGGGAGCCGAGCGTCTCCCTGACCGTCATCGTCGAAGGGCATGTGGAGCTGAGCGGGCGCGACGCCGCGGGCAAGGAAGGCACGGTCGGCGTCTTCGGACCGAAGCAGTCGTTCGGCGAAGGGGCGCTGTTCGACGACCGGCCGTCGCTCGTCTCCGCGCAAGCTTTGTTCGAGCCGGTACGGGTGCTGGAGATCGAAGGCGGAGAGATGTCGAAGCTCGTCAGGCTGTACCCGGACATCGGCGTGGGCTTGCTGCGGGCGGCGGGCCATCGCATCCGCACGCTCGAGCAGCTCGTGCTGAAGCTCGGGTAA
- a CDS encoding Na-translocating system protein MpsC family protein: protein MGSKDHSKDQAKEHLTLQQNIASFMGRLLRDTFGKGPESVYVSIGYTFITMYLRNFLTPSEKVLMEQDQEIIVMQTRDKLMQTLMPELNGYLEGLLGQKPGEVYYDWGLHNRAGMIVGVFSGPVEAGERINEAYAGREAVEAEIVDISRNAQKAPEEIYSCELNDRTLVVVRNGILVRIEKELIRHGVGPQLRQVKRVLEKSYMHNNTHLESILQKKIIDSFVDWDFDLDKSLIVFVLNPKLPRGGNALDMVDMS from the coding sequence GTGGGTTCGAAGGATCATTCGAAGGATCAGGCGAAAGAGCATCTGACGCTGCAGCAAAATATCGCAAGCTTCATGGGACGCCTGCTGCGAGATACGTTCGGCAAGGGACCCGAATCGGTGTACGTGTCGATCGGGTACACGTTCATCACGATGTATCTGCGCAATTTCCTGACGCCGTCGGAGAAAGTTCTGATGGAACAGGATCAAGAGATCATCGTCATGCAGACGCGGGATAAGCTGATGCAGACGTTGATGCCCGAGTTGAACGGATATCTCGAGGGGCTGCTCGGACAGAAGCCTGGAGAAGTGTATTACGATTGGGGCCTTCATAACCGCGCCGGCATGATCGTGGGCGTCTTCTCCGGTCCCGTGGAAGCCGGCGAGCGGATCAACGAGGCGTACGCGGGCCGCGAGGCGGTAGAAGCCGAGATCGTCGACATCAGCCGGAACGCGCAGAAGGCGCCGGAGGAAATATACTCCTGCGAGTTGAACGATCGAACGCTGGTCGTCGTGCGTAACGGCATTCTCGTGCGCATCGAGAAGGAGCTCATCCGGCACGGCGTCGGACCGCAGCTGAGGCAAGTGAAACGCGTGCTCGAGAAGAGCTATATGCATAACAATACCCATTTGGAAAGCATATTACAGAAGAAAATCATCGACAGCTTCGTCGATTGGGACTTCGATCTGGATAAGAGCTTGATCGTATTCGTGCTCAATCCGAAGCTGCCGCGCGGTGGAAATGCGTTAGACATGGTCGACATGAGCTAA
- a CDS encoding (deoxy)nucleoside triphosphate pyrophosphohydrolase: MKYIVVVGAVIRDARGDVLCALRSDRMSMPGLWEFPGGKIEPGEAPEDALIREIREELGVEVEVGALVADYTHAYETVVVRLITYFAAIARGGVPLAKEHERLEWRSVEELSALAWAPADVPTVEALRRGTGG, from the coding sequence ATGAAATACATTGTAGTCGTAGGAGCGGTCATTCGCGACGCGCGGGGGGACGTCTTGTGCGCGCTCCGTTCCGACCGCATGTCGATGCCGGGGCTGTGGGAATTTCCCGGCGGCAAGATCGAACCGGGCGAGGCGCCCGAGGACGCGTTGATTCGGGAAATTCGGGAGGAGCTCGGCGTCGAGGTCGAGGTCGGCGCGCTCGTAGCCGACTATACGCATGCATACGAAACGGTCGTCGTGCGGTTGATCACGTACTTCGCCGCGATCGCGCGCGGCGGCGTTCCGCTCGCGAAGGAACACGAGCGGCTCGAGTGGCGCAGCGTCGAGGAGCTGTCCGCGCTTGCCTGGGCGCCGGCGGACGTGCCGACGGTGGAAGCGCTGCGGCGGGGGACGGGCGGCTGA
- a CDS encoding glucosamine-6-phosphate deaminase codes for MLKQRLVDRLKVRVYANRKELGTAAGLAVAERMRDLLAKQPGIRMIFAAAPSQNEFLETLVAQDGIDWSRVTAFHMDDYIGLAPDAPQRFSRFLQDRLFDLVRPGVVHLIDVSSEIDAECERYGRLLSEAPIDIVCLGIGENGHIAFNDPPVADFDDPLLIKPVELDDACRTQQVNDGCFESFDAVPTHALTLTIPLMMSGAHLFCMVPGPTKRNAVTETLNGPISTACPATALRRHPDCTLFVDADSYAGAEA; via the coding sequence ATGCTGAAACAACGTCTCGTCGATCGTCTCAAGGTTCGCGTCTACGCGAACCGCAAGGAGCTCGGAACGGCCGCCGGCCTCGCCGTCGCGGAACGAATGCGGGACCTGCTCGCCAAGCAGCCCGGCATCCGCATGATTTTCGCCGCGGCGCCGTCTCAGAACGAATTCCTCGAGACGCTCGTCGCGCAGGACGGCATCGATTGGTCCCGCGTCACCGCCTTCCATATGGACGACTACATCGGCCTCGCCCCGGACGCGCCGCAGCGCTTCAGCCGCTTCCTGCAGGATCGGCTGTTCGATCTCGTCCGCCCTGGCGTCGTCCATTTGATCGACGTCTCCTCCGAGATCGACGCCGAATGCGAACGATACGGCCGGCTGCTGTCGGAGGCGCCGATCGACATCGTCTGCCTCGGCATCGGCGAGAACGGCCATATCGCCTTCAACGATCCGCCGGTCGCGGACTTCGACGATCCGCTCCTGATCAAGCCCGTCGAGCTCGACGACGCGTGCCGGACGCAGCAGGTGAACGACGGCTGCTTCGAGTCGTTCGACGCGGTGCCGACGCACGCGCTGACGCTCACGATTCCGCTCATGATGTCCGGCGCCCATCTGTTCTGCATGGTGCCCGGTCCGACGAAGCGGAACGCCGTGACCGAGACGTTGAACGGGCCGATCTCCACCGCCTGTCCGGCCACCGCGCTTCGCCGCCACCCCGATTGCACGCTGTTCGTCGACGCGGATTCGTACGCGGGAGCCGAAGCGTGA